Proteins from one bacterium genomic window:
- a CDS encoding alpha/beta hydrolase, with protein MGLGAQMISWDDAFCAALAGRGFFVIRYDNRDSGLSARMEAAGPPDLAAALGGDLKPAYTLDDLAGDAVGLLDALGIVAAHIVGASMGGYVAQLVAINHPRRVLTLTSIMSGPGGADEVPPKPEGIAVLMAVPPSTREERIEQAMSTRRVLLGSQDLFDEDFERRRAERAVNRAYYPVGTGRQLIAILAAKGRLARLARVEAPTLVIHGVDDVLIPVENGRKVAAVMPGARLIELEGMGHDLPRRVWPQVLDAIAGNAQRAGVLQRS; from the coding sequence ATGGGCCTGGGCGCGCAGATGATCAGCTGGGACGACGCCTTCTGCGCCGCCCTGGCCGGCCGGGGCTTTTTCGTCATCCGCTATGACAACCGCGATTCAGGCCTGTCCGCGAGAATGGAGGCCGCGGGGCCGCCGGATCTGGCCGCGGCGCTGGGTGGAGACCTCAAGCCGGCCTACACGCTGGATGACCTGGCCGGCGACGCGGTCGGACTCCTCGACGCCCTGGGCATTGTCGCGGCGCACATCGTCGGCGCCTCGATGGGAGGCTATGTCGCCCAGCTCGTGGCCATCAACCACCCACGTCGCGTCCTCACGCTGACCTCGATCATGTCCGGCCCGGGCGGGGCCGACGAGGTGCCGCCGAAGCCCGAGGGCATCGCGGTCCTCATGGCGGTGCCGCCATCGACGCGCGAGGAGCGGATCGAGCAGGCAATGTCGACGCGGCGGGTGCTGCTGGGCAGCCAGGATCTGTTCGACGAAGACTTCGAGCGCCGGCGCGCCGAGCGGGCCGTGAACCGCGCGTACTACCCCGTGGGCACGGGCCGCCAGCTGATCGCGATCCTGGCCGCCAAGGGCCGGCTCGCGAGGTTGGCGCGTGTCGAGGCGCCGACCTTGGTGATCCACGGCGTCGACGACGTCCTGATCCCGGTCGAGAACGGCCGCAAGGTGGCGGCCGTGATGCCTGGGGCGCGCCTGATCGAGCTGGAGGGGATGGGGCACGACCTGCCCAGGCGGGTGTGGCCGCAAGTCCTGGACGCCATCGCCGGCAACGCGCAGCGCGCGGGCGTGCTGCAGCGGAGCTAG
- a CDS encoding cytochrome c biogenesis protein CcdA produces the protein MAASPGRHRRQRAARGRAAAELGGVPSLYLAAGAGTLDGISPALALLAGLVSFVSPCVLPLVPAYLAYLGARAGQPVAAASAGGVATAGRASTSLPVAAAGLGFVAGLSLVFILFFYIFSLVVQPVRAYVPVVAGVFVIAMAAHVAGLIRIPLLSNEYRVMNRAPQGGGIAGGFVLGMGFASGWTPCIGVTLSAVLSSAVTVGTTAQGLGLMVAYCLGLGLPFVALAFALERARPLVRLVNSHQRAIELASAGVLLVMGVLLLMNKLTVLSAVLSQLVPSWPSPAI, from the coding sequence GTGGCCGCAAGTCCTGGACGCCATCGCCGGCAACGCGCAGCGCGCGGGCGTGCTGCAGCGGAGCTAGGCGGCGTGCCGAGCCTTTACCTGGCGGCCGGAGCCGGCACCCTGGACGGCATCAGCCCGGCCCTCGCCCTGCTCGCGGGCCTGGTCTCGTTCGTCTCGCCCTGCGTGCTCCCGCTGGTCCCCGCCTACCTGGCCTACCTGGGCGCGCGGGCCGGCCAGCCGGTCGCGGCGGCGTCAGCCGGGGGCGTCGCGACCGCCGGCCGGGCGTCGACGTCGCTCCCCGTCGCGGCCGCCGGGCTCGGTTTCGTCGCCGGCCTGTCGCTGGTGTTCATCCTGTTCTTCTACATCTTCTCGCTCGTCGTCCAGCCGGTACGCGCATACGTGCCGGTCGTGGCCGGAGTCTTCGTCATCGCCATGGCCGCCCACGTCGCCGGCTTGATCCGGATCCCTTTGCTCTCGAATGAGTACCGGGTGATGAATCGGGCGCCGCAGGGTGGCGGCATCGCCGGCGGATTCGTGCTCGGGATGGGTTTCGCCAGCGGCTGGACGCCGTGCATCGGGGTGACGTTGAGCGCGGTGTTGAGCTCGGCGGTCACGGTGGGCACGACGGCGCAGGGTCTAGGCCTGATGGTGGCCTACTGCCTGGGCCTGGGTCTGCCGTTCGTGGCGCTGGCGTTCGCGCTCGAGCGCGCGCGTCCGCTGGTGCGCTTGGTCAACAGCCACCAGCGGGCGATCGAGCTGGCGTCCGCCGGCGTGCTGCTCGTGATGGGCGTGCTGCTGCTGATGAACAAGCTCACGGTCCTGTCGGCGGTCCTGTCGCAGCTGGTCCCCTCGTGGCCGTCGCCGGCCATCTGA
- a CDS encoding flavin reductase, which translates to MIEPQRFRQVMASFPSGVVVLTAFGPDGLPRGLTVSAFCAVSLEPPLALACVDRKSNTLPAVQHTGGFTANILAAGREPLARRMATKRTDKFDAVAWRRSDTGAGGPILEEDTAAFAVCTLKQTIEAGDHWVLIGHVTEGEHREGVAPLIFSRRGYFDR; encoded by the coding sequence GTGATCGAGCCGCAGAGATTCCGCCAGGTCATGGCCAGCTTTCCGAGTGGCGTCGTGGTGCTCACCGCCTTCGGCCCGGACGGGCTGCCGCGCGGGCTGACCGTGAGCGCCTTCTGCGCCGTTTCGCTGGAGCCGCCGCTCGCGCTGGCCTGCGTCGACAGGAAATCCAACACGCTGCCCGCCGTGCAGCACACCGGAGGCTTCACCGCCAACATCCTGGCCGCCGGTCGCGAGCCGCTGGCCCGGCGCATGGCGACCAAGCGGACGGACAAGTTCGACGCCGTCGCGTGGCGGCGTTCCGACACCGGCGCCGGCGGCCCGATCCTGGAAGAGGACACCGCCGCCTTTGCCGTGTGCACGCTGAAGCAGACGATCGAAGCCGGCGACCACTGGGTCCTCATCGGCCACGTCACCGAAGGCGAGCATCGCGAGGGGGTCGCCCCTCTGATCTTCAGCCGGCGGGGCTACTTCGACCGGTAG
- a CDS encoding DEAD/DEAH box helicase: MGSSLDLFSPATRDWFRAAFAAPTQVQERGWHEVASGKHVLMAAPTGSGKTLAAFLWCLDRLAAEPRPAEAERCRVLYVSPLKALAHDVDRNLRSPLVGIRHQMAAGGRVGPDISVAIRTGDTPSDVRRSMERHPPDILITTPESLFLILTSAARRMLASVRWLIVDEIHSVAATKRGSHLALSLERLCALTKVEPQRIGLSATQRPLEEVARFLGGAGREVAVVDAGRLKTMEVSVEVPVEDMARLAVEDGRGQAANSIWPAIYPRLLELIREHRSTIVFVNSRRLAERIAARVNELAEEELVRAHHGSIAREQRLLIEDQLKAGVVRGLVATSTLELGIDMGAVDLVLQVEAPPSVAAGIQRVGRAGHSVGEVSRGIVIPKFRGDLLESAAVVEGMLEGRIESTIVPRKPLDVLAQQVVAMCAMDEWKVDELGRVVRRAYPYSDLGPRAFESVLDMLSGRYPSDEFAELRPRIVWDRVAGTVRGRAGAQRLAVTNPGTIPDRGLYSVNLLEDGRRVGELDEEMVYETRVGETFVLGASTWRIAEITPSQVLVTPAPGEAGKIAFWKADAPSRPAELGAALGKMVRELRALGPKAAGRRLRERAGFDDRAVKNLLAYLDDQAAATGAVPDDRTVVVERFRDEVGDWRVCVHTPFGGRVHAPLALALEARLRDRLGVDVRALWTDDGIAMHLPEVESPPALDELLLDPEEVESLVAAQLPVSALFAARFRENAARSLLLPRRRPGQRTPLWQQRMRSAGLLQVAGRYPDFPILAETWREVMSDHFDMPALTALLRSIRSREIRVVAVDTERASPFASSLLFSYVAEFMYEGDSPLAERRAQALTLDRELLAELLGSEDLRELLDPEAIAAVELELQGLLPERFPRDSDEAHDLLVRLGDLTGEEAVARGVAEAWLLSLQKERRAIQVRLAGESRWIAAEDAGRFREAAGASLPVGLPDAFLSPGPEPLESLLRRWARTHVPFVTADPARRWGVPVASIEAALARLAARGDVLAGEFRPAAQGREHCHPEVLRLLRRRSLAALRREVESVAPEVLARFLPAWHGVGVKVGGVDRLLEVAFQLQGLALPATVIERDVIASRVSGYAPRLLDELVSMGEVVWVGRGSLGTSDGRVALYLRGDAPRLVPEPADAPQSDLHTRLRDHLGARGASFFRDLYSSCGGGDEEEMLDALWDLVWSGEVTNDTFAPLRLLGPAARRPARRPRLPRLTQPRAAGRWSLVADLVGSGAAATERLHAEAGVLLQRHGVLTREAVVAEGWPGGFAGLYPVLRAMEEAGRIRRGYFVEGLGGSQFAMPGAVDRLRSLRDAGGGVLALAASDPASAYGSVLPWPRSDGRMARAAGAYCVLDDGALVLYLERGGRSLLTNGGVEPEHLQALIDVATRAGKVELQRVDGVPVMESPLNALLREAGFTSTHRSLVAYRSRG; the protein is encoded by the coding sequence GTGGGGAGCTCGCTCGATCTCTTTTCGCCCGCCACGCGTGACTGGTTCCGGGCGGCCTTCGCCGCGCCGACCCAGGTGCAGGAGCGCGGCTGGCATGAGGTGGCGTCGGGCAAGCACGTCCTGATGGCGGCCCCGACCGGCAGCGGCAAGACCCTCGCCGCGTTCCTGTGGTGCCTGGACCGCCTGGCCGCCGAACCCCGGCCGGCCGAGGCGGAGCGCTGTCGCGTCCTTTATGTGTCGCCGCTCAAAGCGCTGGCGCACGACGTCGACCGCAACCTGCGCTCGCCGCTGGTCGGCATCCGTCACCAGATGGCGGCGGGCGGGCGGGTGGGGCCAGACATCTCGGTCGCCATCCGCACCGGGGACACGCCCTCCGACGTGCGCCGCTCGATGGAGCGTCACCCGCCCGACATCCTCATCACCACGCCCGAGTCGCTCTTTCTCATCCTCACGAGCGCCGCCCGGCGGATGCTCGCCTCCGTCAGGTGGCTGATCGTCGATGAGATCCACTCGGTCGCCGCCACCAAGAGGGGGAGCCACCTGGCGCTGAGCCTGGAGCGACTGTGCGCGCTGACCAAGGTCGAGCCGCAGCGCATCGGGCTCTCGGCGACGCAGCGCCCGCTGGAGGAGGTCGCGCGCTTCCTCGGCGGCGCCGGGCGTGAGGTGGCCGTCGTCGACGCCGGGAGGCTGAAGACGATGGAGGTGAGCGTCGAGGTGCCGGTCGAGGACATGGCGCGGCTGGCGGTGGAGGACGGCAGGGGCCAGGCCGCCAACAGCATCTGGCCGGCCATCTATCCGCGGCTGCTCGAGCTCATTCGCGAGCACCGCTCGACCATCGTCTTCGTCAACTCGCGGAGGCTGGCGGAGCGCATCGCGGCGAGGGTCAACGAGCTGGCGGAGGAGGAGCTCGTGCGCGCGCATCACGGCTCCATCGCCCGGGAGCAACGCCTGCTGATCGAAGACCAGCTCAAGGCGGGCGTCGTGCGCGGGCTGGTGGCCACGTCGACCCTCGAGCTGGGCATCGACATGGGCGCGGTCGACCTGGTGCTCCAGGTGGAGGCGCCACCCAGCGTGGCCGCGGGGATCCAGCGGGTCGGCCGGGCGGGCCACTCGGTGGGGGAGGTGTCACGCGGCATCGTCATCCCGAAGTTCCGCGGCGACCTGCTCGAGTCGGCGGCCGTGGTCGAAGGCATGCTCGAAGGCCGCATCGAATCCACGATCGTGCCCCGCAAGCCGCTGGACGTGCTCGCGCAGCAGGTGGTCGCGATGTGCGCCATGGATGAATGGAAGGTCGACGAGCTCGGACGCGTCGTCCGCCGGGCGTATCCCTACAGCGACTTGGGACCGCGAGCCTTCGAGTCGGTGCTCGACATGCTGAGCGGTCGCTATCCATCGGACGAGTTCGCGGAGCTGCGGCCGCGAATCGTGTGGGACCGCGTGGCGGGCACGGTGCGCGGCCGCGCCGGCGCCCAGCGGCTGGCGGTGACCAATCCGGGGACCATCCCGGATCGCGGTCTTTACTCCGTGAACCTGCTCGAGGACGGAAGGCGCGTGGGCGAGCTCGACGAGGAGATGGTTTACGAAACCCGCGTCGGCGAGACGTTCGTCCTCGGCGCCTCGACGTGGAGGATCGCCGAGATCACGCCCTCGCAGGTCCTGGTCACGCCGGCCCCGGGTGAGGCCGGCAAGATCGCGTTCTGGAAGGCCGACGCTCCGAGCCGGCCCGCCGAGCTGGGCGCGGCGCTGGGGAAGATGGTCCGCGAGCTGCGCGCCCTGGGACCGAAGGCGGCCGGGCGGCGCTTGCGAGAGCGGGCGGGTTTCGACGATCGCGCCGTCAAGAACCTGCTCGCCTACCTCGACGACCAGGCGGCCGCGACCGGTGCGGTGCCGGACGACCGCACGGTCGTGGTCGAGCGGTTCCGCGACGAGGTCGGTGACTGGAGGGTCTGCGTCCACACGCCCTTTGGGGGACGGGTGCACGCGCCGCTGGCGCTGGCCCTGGAGGCGCGGTTGAGGGATCGGCTCGGCGTCGACGTTCGCGCGCTGTGGACCGACGATGGCATCGCCATGCACCTGCCCGAGGTGGAATCACCGCCCGCGCTGGACGAGCTGCTGCTCGATCCCGAAGAGGTCGAGTCGCTGGTGGCCGCACAGCTGCCGGTGTCCGCTCTGTTCGCGGCCCGCTTCCGCGAGAACGCGGCGCGGTCGCTCCTGCTGCCGCGTCGCCGCCCAGGTCAGCGGACGCCGCTGTGGCAGCAGCGCATGCGCAGCGCGGGCCTGCTGCAGGTCGCCGGCCGGTATCCCGATTTCCCGATCCTGGCCGAGACCTGGCGCGAGGTGATGAGCGATCACTTCGACATGCCCGCGCTGACGGCGCTGCTGCGTTCGATCCGCTCGCGCGAGATCCGGGTCGTCGCCGTGGACACCGAACGGGCGTCGCCGTTCGCGTCGTCGCTGCTCTTCTCCTACGTGGCTGAGTTCATGTACGAGGGCGACTCGCCGCTGGCCGAGCGCCGCGCGCAGGCGCTGACCCTCGACCGGGAGCTGCTGGCCGAGCTGCTGGGCAGCGAAGACCTTCGTGAGCTGCTCGACCCCGAGGCGATCGCGGCGGTCGAGCTCGAGCTCCAGGGCCTGCTGCCGGAGCGCTTCCCGCGCGACTCGGACGAGGCGCACGACCTGCTCGTGCGCCTGGGCGACCTCACCGGCGAAGAGGCCGTGGCGCGCGGCGTCGCGGAGGCATGGCTGCTCTCGCTGCAAAAGGAACGGCGGGCGATCCAGGTTCGACTGGCGGGCGAGTCGCGTTGGATCGCGGCCGAAGACGCGGGCCGCTTCCGGGAGGCCGCCGGAGCGAGCCTGCCGGTCGGCTTGCCCGACGCGTTTTTGAGCCCGGGGCCGGAACCGCTGGAATCGCTGCTTCGGCGTTGGGCGCGCACGCATGTGCCTTTCGTCACCGCCGATCCGGCCCGACGCTGGGGGGTGCCGGTGGCGTCGATCGAGGCCGCGCTGGCGCGACTGGCGGCGCGCGGGGACGTGCTCGCCGGCGAGTTCCGGCCGGCGGCTCAGGGCCGGGAGCACTGCCACCCCGAGGTCCTGCGGCTGCTGCGCCGGCGGTCGCTGGCGGCGCTCCGGCGCGAGGTCGAGTCGGTCGCGCCGGAGGTGCTGGCCCGATTCCTGCCGGCGTGGCACGGGGTTGGAGTCAAGGTTGGCGGCGTCGATCGTTTGCTGGAGGTCGCCTTCCAGCTCCAGGGCCTGGCGCTGCCGGCCACCGTGATCGAGCGCGACGTCATCGCGAGCCGCGTTTCGGGCTACGCCCCGCGCCTGCTGGACGAGCTGGTGTCGATGGGTGAGGTGGTGTGGGTCGGCCGGGGTTCTCTGGGCACGAGCGACGGCCGGGTGGCGCTGTACCTGCGAGGCGACGCTCCGCGTCTTGTGCCGGAGCCCGCCGACGCGCCTCAGTCGGACCTTCACACGCGACTGCGCGATCACCTGGGAGCCCGAGGCGCGAGCTTCTTCCGCGACCTCTACAGCTCCTGTGGCGGCGGCGACGAGGAGGAGATGCTCGATGCGTTGTGGGACCTGGTGTGGTCCGGCGAGGTCACCAACGACACGTTCGCCCCCCTGCGGCTGCTGGGCCCGGCGGCCCGCAGACCGGCCCGGCGGCCGCGCCTGCCGCGACTCACGCAGCCGCGCGCCGCGGGCCGCTGGTCGTTGGTGGCGGACCTGGTCGGGTCGGGCGCGGCGGCGACCGAGAGGCTGCACGCCGAAGCGGGTGTCCTGCTGCAGCGTCATGGCGTGCTCACGCGGGAGGCCGTCGTGGCGGAGGGCTGGCCCGGAGGCTTCGCGGGGCTGTACCCGGTGTTGCGCGCCATGGAGGAGGCCGGCCGCATCCGTCGCGGTTACTTCGTCGAGGGACTGGGCGGTTCGCAGTTCGCGATGCCCGGGGCGGTCGACCGGCTGCGCTCGCTGCGGGATGCGGGCGGCGGAGTGCTGGCGCTGGCGGCGAGCGATCCGGCGAGCGCGTACGGATCGGTCCTGCCGTGGCCGCGATCGGATGGACGGATGGCGCGCGCCGCGGGCGCGTACTGCGTGCTGGATGACGGCGCCCTCGTGCTGTACCTGGAGCGCGGCGGGCGGTCGCTGCTCACCAACGGCGGGGTCGAGCCGGAGCACCTGCAGGCGCTCATCGATGTCGCCACGCGGGCCGGCAAGGTCGAGCTGCAGCGCGTCGACGGCGTGCCTGTCATGGAGTCACCTTTGAACGCCCTGCTGCGCGAGGCGGGCTTCACCTCGACACACCGAAGCCTGGTCGCCTACCGGTCCCGCGGCTGA
- a CDS encoding VOC family protein, with the protein MLSFKESRAAIPAQDIGRARNFYEQKLGLAPGESLSDGSVFYNVGSSRFLVFPSHGKASGDHTQMGLEVDDIAVAVNELKERGVAFEEYDFPGLKTEGGIASIGEEKAAWFKDSEGNVVGLLQRAAVATSSH; encoded by the coding sequence ATGTTGAGCTTCAAAGAGTCCCGAGCCGCGATTCCCGCCCAGGACATCGGGCGGGCCCGCAACTTCTACGAGCAAAAGCTCGGCCTTGCGCCTGGCGAATCGTTATCTGACGGCAGCGTCTTCTACAACGTGGGCAGCAGTCGCTTCCTCGTGTTTCCGAGCCACGGCAAGGCTTCCGGCGATCACACCCAGATGGGCCTCGAAGTCGACGACATCGCAGTCGCGGTGAATGAGCTGAAGGAAAGGGGCGTGGCGTTCGAGGAGTACGACTTTCCGGGCTTGAAGACCGAGGGCGGCATCGCGTCGATCGGCGAGGAAAAGGCCGCCTGGTTCAAGGACAGCGAGGGCAACGTGGTCGGCCTGCTGCAAAGGGCGGCCGTGGCGACCAGCAGCCATTGA
- a CDS encoding DUF2442 domain-containing protein — MLSRQDFHAHHGGSRASVSVVGRASFWPAPWTRLSAPAPDGTVGDADFSGRTWTGVFEPLTDPAYYAQVEVDPETATIAWPDGLDMAPEALDEEARKHPLTVA; from the coding sequence ATGCTCTCGCGCCAGGATTTCCATGCCCACCACGGAGGATCGCGCGCCTCGGTGTCGGTTGTGGGGCGGGCGAGCTTCTGGCCGGCGCCTTGGACCCGACTATCGGCTCCGGCTCCTGACGGGACAGTCGGCGATGCCGACTTCTCGGGCCGGACTTGGACCGGTGTATTCGAACCGCTCACCGATCCTGCTTACTATGCTCAGGTCGAGGTCGATCCGGAAACCGCGACGATCGCGTGGCCGGATGGACTGGACATGGCCCCGGAAGCCCTCGATGAGGAAGCGCGCAAGCATCCGCTGACCGTTGCGTAA
- a CDS encoding ROK family protein encodes MDILVIDVGGTHVKALATGRRKPLEIRSGPKMTAIEMVRQVQDGTAGWRYSVVAIGYPGPVLHGKPVSEPVNLGGGWVGFDFAKAFGHPVRVINDAAMQALGSYKGGRMLFLGLGTGLGSALIVDGQLEPMELAHLPYKTGQTYEDRVGKAALDRLGKKKWRRNVAAVLTRLRAALEPDDVVVGGGNAKFLRKLPKGVRLGSNANAIAGGYRLWKAMPKRTRNRPGLTAGRTRPR; translated from the coding sequence TTGGACATCCTCGTAATCGATGTCGGTGGCACCCATGTCAAAGCGCTCGCCACGGGTCGCAGGAAGCCTCTCGAGATTCGATCCGGTCCGAAGATGACTGCAATCGAGATGGTGCGACAGGTTCAAGACGGAACTGCCGGATGGCGATACTCGGTCGTGGCGATTGGCTACCCCGGACCGGTTCTGCATGGCAAGCCGGTAAGCGAGCCGGTCAACCTGGGAGGCGGATGGGTCGGGTTCGACTTCGCGAAGGCGTTTGGCCATCCCGTGCGCGTGATCAACGACGCCGCAATGCAGGCTCTGGGAAGTTACAAGGGCGGCCGCATGCTCTTCCTCGGGCTGGGCACGGGACTCGGCTCGGCGCTCATCGTCGACGGTCAGCTCGAGCCGATGGAACTTGCCCACCTGCCTTACAAGACTGGCCAGACATATGAGGACCGGGTTGGCAAGGCGGCATTGGACCGACTGGGCAAGAAGAAATGGCGCCGCAATGTCGCGGCCGTGCTCACTCGATTGCGAGCCGCCCTAGAACCCGACGATGTTGTCGTCGGCGGCGGTAACGCAAAGTTCCTACGCAAGTTGCCGAAGGGCGTGCGGCTCGGCTCCAACGCAAATGCAATCGCCGGCGGCTATCGACTGTGGAAGGCTATGCCTAAACGCACACGAAACCGACCCGGACTAACAGCCGGTCGAACTCGTCCGCGCTGA